A portion of the bacterium genome contains these proteins:
- a CDS encoding riboflavin synthase: MFTGLVEEVGTLLARRGTQVTLLAPFIAPTLKLGDSVAVNGICLTATTLGGDRFTADISESTLDVTTARTWQAGRRLNLERAMALGDRLGGHLVSGHVDGVGRLVSRTPLGEAHRLAFEMPGELATYLVPKGSITIDGTSLTVNEVSSTGFTVTLIPHTGAKTTLLSISPGDAVNLEVDLIAKYVRRMLAGFLDGGAAPAGAPKGLSYEQLARCGFLE; this comes from the coding sequence ATGTTCACCGGTTTGGTCGAGGAGGTCGGGACCCTCTTGGCGCGGCGTGGCACCCAGGTGACGCTGCTCGCGCCCTTCATCGCTCCCACGCTCAAGCTCGGCGACAGCGTGGCGGTCAACGGCATCTGCCTCACGGCCACCACCCTCGGGGGCGATCGCTTCACCGCCGACATTTCCGAGTCCACCCTCGACGTGACGACCGCCCGCACCTGGCAGGCGGGTCGCCGCCTGAACCTCGAGCGGGCCATGGCCCTCGGCGATCGCCTGGGCGGCCACCTGGTCTCGGGCCACGTGGACGGGGTGGGGCGGCTCGTCTCGCGTACCCCCCTCGGCGAGGCCCACCGCCTCGCATTCGAGATGCCGGGGGAGCTTGCGACCTACTTGGTGCCCAAGGGCTCCATCACCATCGACGGCACGAGCCTCACGGTCAACGAAGTCTCCTCGACCGGCTTCACCGTCACCCTCATCCCCCACACCGGCGCCAAGACGACCCTGCTTTCAATTTCGCCGGGCGATGCGGTCAACCTGGAGGTCGACCTCATCGCCAAGTACGTTCGACGGATGCTCGCGGGCTTCCTCGACGGGGGCGCCGCCCCCGCCGGGGCGCCCAAGGGCCTGAGCTACGAGCAACTCGCCCGCTGCGGGTTTCTAGAATAG